A stretch of Chelativorans sp. AA-79 DNA encodes these proteins:
- a CDS encoding damage-inducible protein produces the protein MADRAANAVIAELQERIAHLDSGAGRAREVLPFGVAAIDRRLPGGGLGLGCLHEVAGGGNGAVDGAAAALFAAGIAARTKGKVLWIVTRPDLFAPAIAQAGLPPDRVIHVEAGDEKALLACFEEGLRHGGLGAVVAETARLSMTASRRLQLAAEGSDTIGLAVRRWRRQTEAGDFGQPTASVTRWRVSVLPSAPLPVPGLGRARWLVELIRCRAGESADFEVEACDAQGRIALPSKMANRSPQKELGRRVASG, from the coding sequence TGGCCGCGCGCGCGAGGTCCTCCCGTTCGGTGTCGCCGCGATCGACCGCCGGCTTCCGGGAGGAGGGCTAGGGTTGGGATGCCTGCATGAGGTCGCCGGCGGCGGGAATGGCGCCGTGGACGGCGCGGCCGCCGCGCTGTTCGCGGCGGGGATCGCCGCGCGTACCAAAGGCAAGGTCCTCTGGATCGTGACACGTCCCGATCTTTTTGCCCCGGCGATCGCCCAGGCAGGGCTGCCGCCCGACAGAGTGATCCATGTCGAGGCCGGTGATGAAAAGGCGTTGCTCGCGTGCTTTGAGGAAGGACTGCGCCATGGCGGTCTCGGGGCCGTGGTCGCCGAGACGGCTCGTCTTTCGATGACCGCATCCCGCCGCCTGCAGCTTGCGGCCGAAGGCTCGGACACGATCGGTCTCGCCGTCCGGCGCTGGCGGCGCCAGACCGAGGCGGGGGATTTCGGGCAACCCACGGCCAGTGTCACGCGCTGGCGGGTTTCCGTTCTGCCCTCTGCTCCCCTGCCGGTTCCCGGCCTCGGGCGTGCCCGCTGGCTGGTCGAGCTGATCCGATGCCGGGCCGGGGAAAGTGCTGATTTCGAAGTGGAGGCCTGCGATGCCCAGGGTCGTATCGCTCTTCCTTCCAAGATGGCCAATAGATCGCCTCAGAAGGAACTCGGACGGCGCGTCGCTTCCGGCTGA
- a CDS encoding DNA polymerase Y family protein produces MPRVVSLFLPRWPIDRLRRNSDGASLPAEAPLVLVGRTGRRRLITALDANAQALGVSVGMPVTKAQALVPGLVVLDADPAADAEGLDRLALWALQRISPVVAPDPPDGLVIDTTGADHLHGGEAAMLTTIVERFAASGVEARAAIADTWGAAHAAARFLRRYTSVIAPGETEAMLRPLPLAALRLDPDTVAGLRTLGFETIGDLLAQPRAPLALRFGPEIGRRLDQALGRLAEPVDPVRSPELVEVRRVFGEPIGAAETIARYTARLAEALCAELEKRGLGARRLDLLFHRVDNTMQFIRVGTAQPVRDSRRLTRLLCDRIETVDPGFGIEVMVLAAVQSEPLRDKQSISSLVEEPEPDLSDLVDVLANRVGENRLYRFKPVQSDVPERSVTRVPALAPESGATWEGDWPRPPRLLARPEPIETMALLPDNPPVWFTWRGVRRRVRRADGPERIRGEWWKRDAEMTTVRDYFRVEDEAGERYWLFRSGDGERGESGSQKWFLHGIFG; encoded by the coding sequence ATGCCCAGGGTCGTATCGCTCTTCCTTCCAAGATGGCCAATAGATCGCCTCAGAAGGAACTCGGACGGCGCGTCGCTTCCGGCTGAGGCGCCGCTCGTCCTTGTCGGCCGCACCGGCCGCCGCCGGCTGATCACCGCTCTCGATGCCAATGCGCAGGCCCTTGGCGTCAGCGTAGGCATGCCCGTCACCAAGGCCCAGGCGCTGGTGCCGGGTCTGGTCGTTCTCGATGCCGACCCAGCGGCCGACGCCGAAGGGCTCGACAGGCTGGCATTGTGGGCGTTGCAGCGCATCTCGCCCGTGGTGGCGCCCGATCCTCCGGACGGGCTGGTGATCGACACCACCGGCGCCGATCATCTCCATGGCGGCGAGGCCGCCATGCTCACCACAATTGTCGAGCGCTTCGCCGCCTCCGGCGTCGAGGCGCGGGCGGCGATTGCCGATACATGGGGTGCGGCCCATGCCGCGGCACGCTTCCTGCGCCGGTACACATCGGTCATTGCGCCGGGCGAGACAGAAGCGATGCTCCGGCCGCTGCCACTGGCGGCACTGCGGCTCGACCCCGACACGGTTGCTGGTCTGCGCACCCTCGGCTTCGAGACCATCGGAGATCTGTTGGCGCAACCGCGGGCGCCGCTTGCCTTGCGCTTTGGCCCGGAAATCGGCCGCCGGCTCGACCAGGCGCTGGGACGCCTCGCCGAACCGGTCGATCCGGTTCGCTCGCCCGAGCTGGTCGAGGTGCGCCGCGTCTTCGGCGAGCCGATCGGCGCGGCCGAAACCATCGCCCGCTACACGGCCAGGCTCGCCGAAGCCCTCTGCGCCGAACTCGAAAAGCGTGGGCTCGGCGCTCGCCGTCTCGATCTGCTGTTCCATCGCGTCGACAACACCATGCAGTTCATCCGGGTCGGCACGGCCCAGCCGGTGCGCGATTCAAGGCGCCTGACCCGGCTTCTCTGCGACAGGATCGAAACCGTCGATCCCGGCTTCGGCATCGAGGTCATGGTGTTGGCCGCAGTTCAATCCGAACCGCTCAGGGACAAACAATCGATTTCCTCGCTTGTCGAAGAGCCCGAGCCGGACCTGTCGGACCTGGTCGACGTGCTTGCCAATCGCGTCGGCGAGAACCGGCTCTACCGGTTCAAGCCGGTGCAGAGCGATGTGCCGGAGCGCTCGGTCACGCGGGTTCCGGCCCTTGCACCGGAGAGCGGCGCAACCTGGGAAGGCGACTGGCCACGCCCGCCGCGGCTGCTCGCCCGGCCCGAACCGATCGAGACGATGGCGCTGCTGCCCGATAATCCGCCCGTCTGGTTTACCTGGCGCGGCGTGCGCCGGCGCGTGCGTCGTGCCGACGGGCCCGAGCGCATTCGCGGCGAGTGGTGGAAACGCGACGCCGAGATGACGACGGTAAGGGACTATTTCCGCGTCGAGGACGAAGCCGGCGAGCGCTATTGGTTGTTCCGCTCCGGCGACGGTGAACGTGGAGAGAGCGGGTCCCAGAAATGGTTCCTGCACGGGATTTTCGGATGA